A genomic segment from Streptomyces sp. NBC_00237 encodes:
- a CDS encoding SPFH domain-containing protein, whose amino-acid sequence MPTTARTPSDNSPGDLPEMPTPRVTEFAAHSIAGGLALLLGLVGIVAAAGLIALGAMVAAVGAKVALIVVGVLLFFGSVLAMSGLNMVAPGEARVVQLFGRYRGTIRTDGLRWVNPLTTRHKISTRVRNHETAVLKVNDAYGNPIELAAVVVWKVEDTAQASFEVDNFLEFVSTQTEAAVRHIAIEYPYDSHDEEGLSLRGNADEITEKLAIELHARVEAAGVHIIESRFTHLAYAPEIASAMLQRQQAGAVVAARKLIVEGAVGMVEQALARITEQDIVELDEERKAAMVSNLLVVLCGDRATQPVINTGSLYQ is encoded by the coding sequence ATGCCGACCACCGCCCGCACTCCCTCCGACAACTCACCCGGCGACCTCCCGGAGATGCCGACCCCCCGCGTCACCGAATTCGCGGCGCACAGCATCGCGGGCGGCCTCGCGCTCCTGCTCGGCCTGGTCGGCATCGTCGCCGCCGCCGGACTGATCGCGCTGGGCGCGATGGTCGCCGCCGTGGGCGCGAAGGTCGCCCTGATCGTCGTCGGCGTCCTGCTCTTCTTCGGCTCGGTCCTCGCGATGAGCGGCCTGAACATGGTCGCGCCGGGCGAGGCCCGCGTCGTCCAGCTCTTCGGCCGCTACCGGGGCACCATCCGCACCGACGGCCTGCGCTGGGTGAACCCGCTGACCACGCGCCACAAGATCTCCACCCGCGTCCGCAACCACGAGACGGCGGTCCTGAAGGTCAACGACGCGTACGGCAACCCGATCGAGCTGGCCGCCGTCGTGGTGTGGAAGGTCGAGGACACCGCGCAGGCGTCCTTCGAGGTGGACAACTTCCTGGAGTTCGTCTCCACCCAGACCGAAGCGGCCGTACGGCACATCGCCATCGAGTACCCGTACGACTCCCACGACGAAGAGGGCCTGTCGCTGCGCGGCAACGCCGACGAGATCACCGAGAAGCTGGCGATCGAGCTGCACGCCCGCGTCGAGGCGGCCGGGGTCCACATCATCGAGTCCCGCTTCACCCACCTCGCGTACGCCCCGGAGATCGCCTCCGCGATGCTCCAGCGGCAGCAGGCGGGAGCGGTGGTCGCCGCCCGCAAGCTGATCGTCGAGGGCGCGGTCGGCATGGTGGAGCAGGCGCTCGCCCGGATCACCGAGCAGGACATCGTGGAGCTGGACGAGGAGCGCAAGGCGGCCATGGTGAGCAACCTGCTCGTCGTGCTCTGCGGCGACCGGGCGACCCAGCCGGTCATCAACACGGGCTCGCTCTACCAGTGA
- a CDS encoding DUF402 domain-containing protein: protein MTELTADEASGSGGGRWAPGEHILWRYRDNATPHIHICRPVTVVQDTADLLAVWMAPGTRCVKPVLVDGTSVHQEPLATRYTKPRTTTTSRWFGTGVLKLARPGAPWSVWLFWERGWRFKNWYVNLEEPRARWAGGVDSRDYFLDIAVAPDRRWHWLDEDEFAEARRVGLLDEEQAERVLAAGRAAVRDVESWAAPFADGWENWRPDPRWGVPELPDDWDRTPAHMTT, encoded by the coding sequence ATGACAGAGCTGACGGCCGATGAGGCTTCCGGGTCCGGTGGGGGCAGATGGGCGCCCGGGGAGCACATCCTCTGGCGCTACCGCGACAACGCGACCCCGCACATTCACATCTGCCGCCCCGTGACCGTCGTCCAGGACACCGCGGACCTGCTCGCCGTGTGGATGGCCCCCGGCACCCGCTGCGTCAAACCGGTCCTGGTGGACGGCACTTCCGTACACCAGGAGCCCCTGGCCACGCGGTACACGAAGCCCCGCACGACGACCACCTCGCGGTGGTTCGGGACGGGTGTGCTGAAGCTGGCGCGGCCCGGTGCCCCCTGGTCGGTGTGGCTGTTCTGGGAGCGCGGCTGGCGGTTCAAGAACTGGTACGTCAATCTGGAGGAGCCCCGGGCCCGTTGGGCGGGCGGCGTGGACTCCCGCGACTACTTCCTCGACATCGCGGTGGCCCCCGACCGCCGCTGGCACTGGCTGGACGAGGACGAGTTCGCCGAGGCCCGGCGGGTCGGCCTGCTCGACGAGGAGCAGGCGGAGCGGGTCCTGGCGGCGGGCCGCGCGGCCGTACGGGACGTGGAGTCGTGGGCCGCGCCGTTCGCGGACGGGTGGGAGAACTGGCGGCCCGACCCCCGGTGGGGCGTGCCGGAGCTGCCGGATGACTGGGACCGCACCCCGGCGCACATGACGACGTGA
- a CDS encoding catalase translates to MTEETRKAPQHARHTPQTAPYTTDNAGIPVESDEHSLTVGPDGPILLQDHYLIEKMAQFNRERVPERVVHAKGSGAYGFFEVTNDVSQYTKADLFQPGKRTDMLARFSTVAGEQGSPDTWRDPRGFALKFYTEHGNYDMVGNNTPVFFVRDPMKFQDFIRSQKRRPDSGVRDHDMQWDFWTLSPESAHQVTILMSDRGIPKTYRNMDGFSSHTYLWVNAGGERFWVKYRFKTEQGIDFFTQDEADAMAGTDGDVHRRDLFDAIGRGEHPSWKLYVQVMPFDRAPDYRFNPFDLTKVWPHGDYPEIEVGRMTLNENPEDYFVHIEQASFEPSNLVPGIGPSPDKMLLGRLFSYPDAHRYRIGPNYAQLPPNRPRFAVNSYAKDGPMRYEPSRAGAVYAPNSYGGPAADTQRFGEPAGWHASGEMVHHAYTLRRDDDDWGQAGTLVRQVLDDAARARLVANITGHLSDGVSRPVLERAFAYWRNVDKDLGDRVSANFS, encoded by the coding sequence GTGACCGAGGAGACCCGCAAGGCGCCGCAGCACGCACGGCACACGCCGCAGACCGCCCCGTACACCACCGACAACGCCGGAATCCCGGTGGAGAGCGACGAGCATTCGCTCACCGTCGGGCCCGACGGCCCCATCCTGCTCCAGGACCACTACCTCATCGAGAAGATGGCCCAGTTCAACCGGGAACGGGTGCCGGAGCGGGTGGTGCACGCGAAAGGATCGGGCGCGTACGGCTTCTTCGAAGTGACCAACGACGTCAGCCAGTACACGAAGGCCGACCTCTTCCAGCCGGGGAAGCGGACCGACATGCTGGCCCGGTTCTCGACCGTGGCCGGTGAGCAGGGATCGCCGGACACCTGGCGGGACCCGCGCGGCTTCGCGCTCAAGTTCTATACCGAGCACGGCAATTACGACATGGTGGGCAACAACACCCCTGTCTTCTTCGTCCGTGACCCGATGAAGTTCCAGGACTTCATCCGCTCGCAGAAGCGCCGCCCGGACAGCGGGGTGCGCGACCACGACATGCAGTGGGACTTCTGGACGCTGTCGCCGGAGTCCGCGCACCAGGTGACCATCCTGATGAGCGACCGGGGCATTCCGAAGACGTACCGGAACATGGACGGCTTCAGCTCGCACACCTATCTGTGGGTGAACGCGGGCGGCGAGCGGTTCTGGGTGAAGTACCGCTTCAAGACCGAGCAGGGCATCGACTTCTTCACGCAGGACGAAGCCGACGCGATGGCGGGGACCGACGGTGACGTGCACCGCAGGGACCTCTTCGACGCGATCGGGCGGGGCGAGCACCCGAGCTGGAAGCTGTACGTCCAGGTGATGCCGTTCGACCGGGCGCCGGACTACCGCTTCAATCCGTTCGACCTGACGAAGGTGTGGCCGCACGGCGACTACCCCGAGATCGAGGTCGGCCGGATGACTCTGAACGAGAACCCCGAGGACTACTTCGTCCACATCGAGCAGGCGTCCTTCGAGCCGTCGAACCTGGTGCCGGGCATCGGCCCGTCCCCGGACAAGATGCTGCTCGGACGGCTCTTCTCGTACCCGGACGCCCACCGGTACCGGATCGGCCCGAACTACGCGCAACTGCCCCCGAACCGGCCCCGGTTCGCGGTCAATTCGTACGCGAAGGACGGACCGATGCGGTACGAGCCTTCGCGGGCGGGCGCGGTGTACGCGCCGAACTCGTACGGCGGTCCGGCGGCCGACACGCAGCGCTTCGGCGAGCCCGCGGGCTGGCACGCCTCGGGCGAGATGGTGCACCACGCGTACACCCTGCGCCGGGACGACGACGACTGGGGCCAGGCGGGCACGCTGGTGCGCCAGGTGCTGGACGACGCGGCGCGGGCCAGGCTGGTCGCCAACATCACCGGGCACCTGTCGGACGGGGTGAGCAGGCCGGTCCTTGAGCGGGCGTTCGCGTACTGGCGGAACGTGGACAAGGATCTGGGCGACCGGGTGTCGGCGAACTTCTCGTAG
- a CDS encoding SpoIIE family protein phosphatase: MQEKGQGPVQGQAQPERAQQPPQAAAASSGSLAAPPPGGPTVPGPGGPSAPPPDGPTAAVPGVPPARTEGDRLRFVGAATRRIARGIDLDEIVLGLCRATVPTFSDAILVYLRDPLPVGDERPAVPFVLRLRRTDRLRTSAEGPAGDELDAVVGDGSPAKQLCEVESGGALAEVLRGVRPVFGDAPSARVALPDLLGEDCGLPDGRRAILAPLRGRRRVIGAAVFLRGPERGAFEANDLLVAAQLATHTALGIDKAVLYGREAYIADELQRTMLPDSLPRPTGVKLASRYLPAAETARVGGDWYDAIPLPGSRVALVVGDVMGHSMTSAAIMGQFRTTAQTLAGLDLPPQEVLHHLDEQAQRLGTDRMATCLYAVYDPVSHRITIANAGHPPPILLHLGGRAEVLRVPPGAPIGVGGVDFEAVELDAPAGATLLLYTDGLVESRLRDVWTGIEQLRERLAATAQLTGPDHPPPLEALCDDVLDMLGPGDRDDDIALLAARFDGIAPSDVAYWFLEPEEQAPGRARRLARRALERWGLEELSDSVELLVSEVVTNAVRYAERPVTLRLLRTDVLRCEVGDDSPQLPRQRRARDTDEGGRGLFLVNRLARKWGATRLSSGKVVWFELGLPGGAKES, translated from the coding sequence GTGCAGGAGAAGGGTCAAGGGCCGGTGCAGGGCCAGGCGCAGCCGGAGCGGGCCCAGCAGCCGCCGCAGGCCGCTGCGGCCTCGTCCGGCAGCCTCGCCGCACCCCCGCCCGGCGGGCCGACCGTGCCCGGGCCGGGTGGTCCGAGTGCGCCTCCGCCGGACGGTCCGACCGCTGCGGTCCCGGGCGTCCCGCCCGCCCGTACCGAGGGCGACCGGCTGCGCTTCGTCGGCGCGGCGACCCGCCGGATCGCCCGAGGCATCGACCTCGACGAGATCGTGCTCGGCCTGTGCCGGGCGACCGTGCCGACCTTCTCGGACGCGATCCTGGTCTATCTCCGCGATCCGCTCCCGGTCGGCGACGAGCGGCCCGCCGTGCCGTTCGTCCTGCGGCTGCGGCGCACCGACCGGCTGCGTACGAGTGCCGAGGGCCCGGCCGGTGACGAGCTGGACGCGGTCGTCGGCGACGGGTCTCCCGCCAAGCAGCTGTGCGAGGTGGAGTCCGGGGGCGCGCTGGCGGAGGTGCTGCGCGGGGTGCGGCCGGTGTTCGGCGACGCGCCGTCCGCGCGGGTCGCTCTGCCGGACCTCCTGGGCGAGGACTGCGGGCTGCCCGACGGACGCCGGGCGATACTCGCCCCGCTCCGGGGCCGCCGCCGGGTGATCGGTGCGGCCGTCTTCCTGCGCGGTCCCGAGCGCGGTGCGTTCGAGGCCAACGACCTTCTGGTCGCCGCCCAGTTGGCGACGCACACCGCGCTCGGCATCGACAAGGCCGTGCTGTACGGGCGCGAGGCGTACATCGCCGACGAGCTCCAGCGGACCATGCTCCCCGACTCGCTCCCCCGCCCGACGGGGGTGAAGCTGGCGTCCCGCTATCTGCCCGCCGCCGAGACGGCCCGGGTCGGCGGCGACTGGTACGACGCGATCCCGCTGCCCGGCAGCCGGGTCGCGCTCGTCGTCGGCGACGTCATGGGGCACTCGATGACCTCGGCCGCGATCATGGGCCAGTTCCGGACGACCGCGCAGACCCTCGCGGGCCTGGACCTGCCGCCGCAGGAGGTCCTGCACCACCTGGACGAGCAGGCCCAGCGGCTCGGCACGGACCGCATGGCGACCTGTCTGTACGCGGTGTACGACCCGGTGTCCCACCGCATCACCATCGCCAACGCGGGCCACCCGCCGCCCATCCTGCTGCACCTGGGCGGCCGCGCCGAGGTGCTGCGCGTGCCGCCGGGCGCGCCGATCGGGGTCGGCGGCGTCGACTTCGAGGCGGTCGAGCTGGACGCCCCCGCCGGGGCCACCCTGCTCCTCTACACGGACGGCCTGGTGGAGTCCCGGCTGCGGGACGTGTGGACGGGAATCGAGCAGCTGAGGGAACGTCTCGCCGCCACCGCCCAGCTGACGGGCCCGGACCATCCGCCGCCCCTCGAAGCGCTCTGCGACGACGTCCTGGACATGCTGGGTCCCGGCGACCGGGACGACGACATCGCGCTGCTCGCGGCCCGCTTCGACGGGATCGCGCCGAGCGACGTCGCGTACTGGTTCCTCGAACCGGAGGAGCAGGCCCCGGGCCGGGCCCGCAGGCTGGCCAGGCGGGCGCTGGAGCGCTGGGGCCTGGAGGAGCTGTCGGATTCGGTGGAGCTGCTGGTCAGCGAGGTCGTGACGAACGCCGTGCGGTACGCGGAGCGGCCGGTGACGCTGCGGCTGTTGCGTACGGACGTCCTGCGGTGCGAGGTCGGCGACGACTCGCCGCAGCTGCCGAGGCAGCGCCGGGCGCGGGACACCGACGAGGGCGGGCGCGGCCTGTTCCTGGTGAACCGGCTGGCCCGGAAGTGGGGGGCGACCCGGCTGAGCAGCGGGAAGGTGGTCTGGTTCGAGCTGGGGCTGCCGGGCGGCGCGAAGGAGTCCTGA
- a CDS encoding PadR family transcriptional regulator: protein MSISHTLLGLLEAGPRHGYDLKRTFDEKFGHDRPLAYGQVYATMSRLLKNGLVEVDGTESGNGPDRKTYAITDAGITDVQQWLASPEKPEPYLQSTLYTKVVLALLTGRSAAELLDAQRSEHLRLMRALTERKRGGDLADQLICDHALFHLEADLRWLELTTARLDRLAAEVRR, encoded by the coding sequence ATGTCCATCAGCCACACGTTGCTCGGCCTCCTGGAGGCCGGTCCCCGCCACGGTTACGACCTGAAGCGCACCTTCGACGAGAAGTTCGGACACGACCGCCCGCTCGCCTACGGACAGGTGTACGCGACCATGTCCCGCCTGCTGAAGAACGGCCTCGTCGAGGTCGACGGCACCGAGTCGGGCAACGGCCCCGACCGCAAGACGTACGCCATCACCGACGCCGGGATCACGGACGTCCAGCAGTGGCTCGCCAGCCCCGAGAAGCCCGAGCCCTACCTCCAGTCGACCCTGTACACGAAGGTCGTCCTGGCCCTGCTGACCGGCCGCTCCGCGGCCGAGCTGCTCGACGCCCAGCGCAGCGAGCACCTGCGGCTGATGCGCGCCCTCACCGAACGCAAGCGCGGCGGCGACCTCGCCGACCAGCTGATCTGCGACCACGCCCTGTTCCACCTCGAAGCCGATCTGCGCTGGCTGGAACTGACCACCGCCCGCCTGGACCGTCTCGCAGCAGAGGTACGCCGATGA
- a CDS encoding transglycosylase domain-containing protein, with protein sequence MGRADERRARQTGGSRRARAPRKSGIRRFFTWKKVLGTFLGLCLLAMGAFVALYMAIDIPEGNAAAKRQSNVFKYSDGSILARTGNSGDYARENVSLDQIPKKVQKTFVAAENMSFYDDNGIDFKGTARGLLNTLSGKGKQGGSTITQQYVKNYYLTPEQTVSRKLKELVVSLKVDEKYDKDYILLGYINTSYYGRGAAGIQAAAQAYYRKDVRDLTVEEGAYLAALLQAPSSYDVLNATPTNKKLVMDRWNYVLDNMVKMGELQQSERAGMKFPMPKPIQPNPGMKGQTGYLVEAAEQQLKARYHVTPEQLAAGGWTITLNIDKKRQKALEKAVDRQLESKLDRKSKKKVDRDVQAGATSINPKTGAVVALYGGADYLKHQISNATRVDYQPASTFKPAVFAAALELGSLNQDGEKITANTIYSGKSRRPVVGKGGGGYAPQNEDDESYGDIDVQEATDKSVNSVFAQMIVDVGAGNVKETALRLGMQDRGDFGATPSMALGSMRANTMDMASMYASLAAHGKKVTASIVKEAEHKDRSTIKPEGFKEGEGISRESADTVTSVLEHVVQEGTGRAVSNGKYHAAGKTGTSENNRSAWFAGYTPELATAVGIFGEDADKGKQTTLTGAAGGGRMNGSSFPARIWADYTTGALNGGSDTKFDLQIKDGAGWEPPPPPPPPETKPPKETKPPEETKPPEETKPPKDPKPGQNQGQNQGGDNQGQNQGGDNQGQNQGGDNQGQNQGGDNQGQNQGGDNQGQNQGGDNQGQNQGGDNQGQNQGGDNQGQDPGGDDGQWRP encoded by the coding sequence ATGGGTCGAGCGGATGAGCGCAGAGCCCGGCAGACCGGCGGTTCCCGCCGGGCGCGGGCTCCCAGGAAGAGCGGCATACGACGCTTCTTCACCTGGAAGAAAGTGCTGGGCACGTTCCTCGGGCTCTGCCTGCTGGCCATGGGAGCCTTCGTCGCCCTGTACATGGCGATCGACATCCCCGAAGGCAACGCCGCGGCGAAGCGGCAGAGCAACGTCTTCAAGTACAGCGACGGCTCGATCCTCGCCCGCACCGGCAACAGCGGTGACTACGCCCGCGAGAACGTCTCCCTGGACCAGATCCCGAAGAAGGTCCAGAAGACCTTCGTCGCCGCCGAGAACATGTCGTTCTACGACGACAACGGCATCGACTTCAAGGGCACCGCACGCGGCCTGCTGAACACCCTCAGCGGCAAGGGCAAGCAGGGTGGCTCGACCATCACCCAGCAGTACGTCAAGAACTACTACCTCACGCCCGAGCAGACGGTCAGCCGCAAGCTCAAGGAACTCGTCGTCTCCCTGAAGGTGGACGAGAAGTACGACAAGGACTACATCCTCCTCGGGTACATCAACACCAGCTACTACGGGCGCGGCGCCGCCGGAATCCAGGCCGCCGCCCAGGCGTACTACCGCAAGGACGTCAGGGACCTGACCGTCGAGGAAGGCGCCTATCTGGCCGCCCTCCTCCAGGCGCCCAGCAGCTACGACGTCCTCAACGCGACCCCGACGAACAAGAAGCTCGTCATGGACCGCTGGAACTACGTCCTGGACAACATGGTCAAGATGGGCGAGCTCCAGCAGTCCGAGCGGGCCGGGATGAAGTTCCCGATGCCCAAGCCCATCCAGCCCAACCCCGGTATGAAGGGCCAGACCGGCTATCTCGTCGAGGCGGCCGAGCAGCAGCTCAAGGCGCGCTACCACGTCACCCCCGAGCAGCTCGCGGCCGGTGGCTGGACGATCACGCTCAACATCGACAAGAAGCGCCAGAAAGCCCTGGAGAAGGCGGTCGACCGCCAGCTGGAGTCCAAGCTCGACCGCAAGTCCAAGAAGAAGGTCGACCGCGACGTCCAGGCGGGCGCGACCTCCATCAACCCGAAGACGGGCGCGGTCGTCGCCCTCTACGGCGGCGCGGACTACCTCAAGCATCAGATCAGCAACGCCACCCGCGTCGACTACCAGCCCGCTTCCACGTTCAAGCCAGCCGTGTTCGCCGCAGCGCTGGAACTGGGGTCGCTGAACCAGGACGGTGAGAAGATCACCGCCAACACGATCTACAGCGGCAAGAGCAGGCGGCCCGTCGTCGGCAAGGGAGGCGGCGGCTACGCCCCGCAGAACGAGGACGACGAGTCGTACGGCGACATCGACGTTCAGGAAGCCACGGACAAGTCCGTCAACTCCGTCTTCGCGCAGATGATTGTGGACGTCGGTGCCGGGAACGTGAAGGAGACCGCGCTCCGGCTGGGCATGCAGGACCGAGGCGACTTCGGTGCCACCCCCTCCATGGCGCTGGGTTCCATGCGGGCCAACACCATGGACATGGCGTCGATGTACGCCTCCCTGGCCGCGCACGGCAAGAAGGTCACCGCGTCCATCGTCAAGGAGGCCGAGCACAAGGACCGCTCGACCATCAAGCCGGAGGGCTTCAAGGAGGGCGAAGGCATCAGCCGCGAGTCCGCCGACACGGTGACCTCCGTCCTGGAGCACGTCGTGCAGGAGGGCACCGGCCGCGCCGTCAGCAACGGCAAGTACCACGCGGCGGGCAAGACCGGCACCTCGGAGAACAACCGTTCCGCCTGGTTCGCGGGGTACACCCCGGAGCTGGCCACGGCGGTCGGCATCTTCGGTGAGGACGCCGACAAGGGCAAGCAGACCACCCTGACCGGTGCGGCGGGCGGCGGCCGGATGAACGGCTCCAGCTTCCCCGCCAGGATCTGGGCGGACTACACCACCGGCGCGCTGAACGGCGGCTCGGACACCAAGTTCGACCTCCAGATCAAGGACGGCGCCGGCTGGGAGCCGCCGCCCCCGCCGCCGCCCCCGGAGACCAAGCCGCCGAAGGAGACCAAGCCCCCGGAGGAGACCAAGCCGCCGGAGGAGACCAAGCCCCCCAAGGACCCGAAACCGGGCCAGAACCAGGGTCAGAACCAGGGCGGCGACAACCAGGGTCAGAACCAGGGCGGCGACAACCAGGGTCAGAACCAGGGCGGCGACAACCAGGGTCAGAACCAGGGCGGCGACAACCAGGGTCAGAACCAAGGTGGCGACAACCAGGGTCAGAACCAGGGCGGCGACAACCAGGGTCAGAACCAAGGTGGCGACAACCAAGGTCAGAACCAGGGTGGCGACAACCAGGGCCAAGACCCAGGTGGCGACGACGGCCAGTGGCGGCCGTAG
- a CDS encoding ABC transporter ATP-binding protein, with protein sequence MTPTVTHPAPPAGSILSAVDLRKAYGPTPALDGADFSIHPGEVVAVMGPSGSGKSTLLHCLAGILTPDSGSLTYDGQDLSAMSDRERSKLRRTDFGFVFQFGQLVPELTCVENVALPLRLNGAKRKDAERTALSWMERLEVADLGPKRPGEVSGGQGQRVAVARALASGPRVLFADEPTGALDSLNGERVMELLTEAARSTNAAVVLVTHEARVAAYSDREVVVRDGKARDLTLEFAK encoded by the coding sequence ATGACCCCCACCGTGACCCACCCCGCCCCGCCCGCCGGGTCGATACTCAGCGCCGTCGACCTGCGCAAGGCGTACGGCCCCACCCCCGCGCTGGACGGCGCGGACTTCTCCATCCACCCCGGCGAGGTCGTCGCCGTCATGGGCCCCTCGGGCTCCGGAAAGTCGACGCTCCTGCACTGCCTCGCCGGAATCCTCACCCCCGACTCGGGCTCCTTGACGTACGACGGCCAGGATCTGTCCGCCATGTCGGACCGCGAGCGCAGCAAGCTGCGCCGTACCGACTTCGGCTTCGTCTTCCAGTTCGGCCAGCTCGTCCCCGAGCTGACCTGCGTCGAGAACGTCGCGCTCCCGCTGCGCCTGAACGGAGCCAAGCGCAAGGACGCCGAACGCACCGCCCTCTCCTGGATGGAGCGCCTGGAGGTCGCCGACCTCGGCCCCAAGCGCCCCGGCGAGGTCTCCGGCGGCCAGGGCCAGCGCGTCGCGGTCGCCCGCGCCCTGGCGAGCGGCCCCCGCGTGCTGTTCGCCGACGAGCCGACCGGCGCCCTGGACTCCCTCAACGGCGAGCGCGTGATGGAGCTGCTCACCGAAGCGGCTCGCTCCACCAACGCCGCCGTCGTCCTGGTCACCCACGAGGCGCGGGTCGCCGCCTACTCCGACCGCGAGGTCGTCGTACGCGACGGCAAGGCCCGTGACCTGACCCTGGAGTTCGCCAAGTGA